AGCCAAACGCTCGGTCTGGCAGTTGCGGAAGTGCCGGAAATGGGCGGTTTGCTGAAATTAGAGCTTGCGGGCGGCAACAATGTGTTGCTGTATGAAAAACCCGGTCATGCGCCGGCGACATACACCGTGCTCAATTTCCCGGTTGCAGATGTGGACAAAACCGTGGACGAACTGACCCGGCGCGGCGTGCAGTTCGAACAATATGGCGGCGAAATCGCCACCGATACAAAAGGTGTGTTTCGCGGCGGCGGACCGTTGATTGCCTGGTTTACCGATCCGGCCGGCAATATTCTTTCGGTAATCGAGGATAAATAGAACC
This genomic window from Calditrichia bacterium contains:
- a CDS encoding VOC family protein; this translates as MLTEAKAFSGFSVNDIHTAKKFYSQTLGLAVAEVPEMGGLLKLELAGGNNVLLYEKPGHAPATYTVLNFPVADVDKTVDELTRRGVQFEQYGGEIATDTKGVFRGGGPLIAWFTDPAGNILSVIEDK